CAGGTACTATCCTCCCAATACAGTACGATGCAAGGGGCCTCTTTTTTGTATCATTTCTACCTGTCCATGCCTATTAATCACATGAGGTCCAGGTGcagtgaataataataatattcctAATCAAGTTTTTAAATCCTAAGCTCATCAGAGGAGATAAATCAGCACATAACCTGAGTGTGATTTCTCCGCATGGGTCCCTGTAGAGCTAACGATACAATCACCAAAGCTGTTCAATAAATGAGCTGCCTGTACGACTGGGTCCAGACTAAATAATCTGAACTACAGGTGTAAGAGTGACCTTAGAATACAGACAAAAAGCCTCAGGAACATGTTTTAGtctttcagttttctttttaaaaaaagaatcctATGACAAAATACACTTTCTGATACTATGATGAAGGATTAAGGCCATGTTAAAGAACAAAATCTTAAAACTTGAAAATAAAGTggtaaatctacaagaataaagtggTAAATCTATGAGAGTAAAGTCATAAACCTACGAGAGTAAAATCGTAAATCTACGGGAATAAAGTCATAAACCTATGAGAGTAAAGTCATAAACCTACGAGAGTAAAGTCATAAACCTACGAGAGTTAAGTCGTAAACCTACGAGAGTTAAGTCGTAAACCTACGAGAGTAAAGTCATAAACCTACGAGAGTAAAGTCATAAACCTACGAGAGTAAAGTCGTAAACCTATGAGAGTAAAGTCATAAACCTACGAGAGTAAAGTCAAACCTACGAGAGTAAAGTGgtaaatctacgagaataaagtcgtaaatctacgagaataaagtcataaaccTATGAGAGTAAAGTcgtaaatctacgagaataaagtggtaaatctacgagaataaagtcataaaccTACGAGAGTAAAGTCATAAATCTACGAGAATGAAGTCAAAATAATACAAGATTATACTTGAATTTTAGGGCTGGAAAGTCAGGTAACACAATATAAAAAGCGACAAAGGGTGTACAAACAATGTTGGGGGTGACAGTAGATGTAAGACTATTCTCAAAATCtaagatttatttattaattcttTAACACGGCCCTAATCCTCCTTCATACTGATACACTGCTGGTGAAGTTATAACAGAGGTTTGTTTGAAAGCCATGTAACTGACCTCTCCTCGGTCCTCAGGATGTTCTCCAGCTCTTTGACTTTGCTTTCCGCCCTGGAGACGACATCCTCCTGCACTCTGGAGCTTTGaagctcctccacctccagacgCATCTCACGCAGCTAGACAGAGAGACATGCTAATTAGATAAGATATTACAAGCTCGTTGCTcgctttgtttttgttcttctaTTGttcatgatgaaaaaaaataaaccttttaATCCAGATTTTTTACTTAAAGTTATCGGCAATATTCAAACTGTAACTCTAACCCTTGGAAATGCTGCATCTGTGTCATCATTAGAAAGTGACTGGGAAACAGGGCAAATATTTTGGGTCTACATTAGGTTATCACAGAAATACCTGTCAATAAGTGACAAGAAAGAATAAATGCCAAAGAAGAGTTTATCAACACCATTTCTATTACACTGTTCTTCCGCTGGAGGACACTGACAAGTCGATTTGTTCACTTTAAAATGTCCAAATCCGTTCAacagtaagttaaatttaagggatccatttattttattttttattattattttgaattttttttaaaattactaTTAAAGTGTTTTATCAGTTCTTTACAGGTCTAATAAGATTGAAATACAGCATTGGAGAGAGGTATTGTGTTACATGTAGACTAAAAAAAGAAGCACACTCAGTACCTGTCTCTCCATGGAGGCCTTCTCACTTTCCAGCTGGTCGTTCAGATCTTTCTCCTGGAGCAActtcagctgcagctgctcggtctgacagtaaacacacaaatatCTTAATATCAAGCCGAATAAAGTCAGATGGAAAAAATGGATGTTGGACTTCTTACAGTCCTGTACAGGACAAAATAATTTCAGTTAACTGACTTCCTGTTCCCACTGTGTTTACCTGTTCGATAGCTCTCTTGTGTTTGGCGGCCCATCTTTGCTCGCTGTCATGCAGCTCCTCCAGGTCGCTCTCCATGTCGATCATCTTCTCCTGAAAGAagaagagttaaaaaaaatgtcatcatccaAACAAACTTTTTTCAGGCAGCCTCTTATCTGAGGTCAGCTGTCTGTTGTCTCGTCAGCAGAACACATTCAGGTTATTGAGAAACGGGACAGATTAAGTATCTTCAGAAATAGCGACATGATGAATATTTGGGATTATGGAATTAGCACGCTGATTGCTAAACAGGATTTGCATAATTAATACCTCATTAACCCCAACACTCTGATGGTTTGCATGACTGATTAATTCAAGTGGACATCTCTGTTTGAATCATTAGGTCACGTAGGCAAACACGCTGTGGATACTGTTTGAGTTACAGATGGGAATGAGCAGAGTTCACCTCAAGGATTCAGTGCTCGACTTGGTTAGCGCTCTAAAATCCCATACAAGTTGATACTAACATATATTTCTGTGTTGAAGTCTGGTAATACTCCATATTTTTCTTACATTAAACAAACCAACAATAAGCTGAACCCAGTGACATTTCATCCCAGGAGGAGAAGCAAAGGTGACAACCAACATGGATGTGACTAAGTAATATTTGCTTTATTAATAGCAGCAGTGTGCTAACTGCCACCCAGACGGGGGGCATCACAAGAagtgttttttatgtgctttgaAGTTGCATATCGATTTTACGTTATattaatgcactttttttttgcgACTGAATGATTTAAATCAGTACCTGAGCCTGTTTGACTTGTTTGGCCAGGTCCTCTTTGGTCTGGTTGGTGCTCTGCAGCTCCATCTGGAGGTCGTCCACCATCCTTTCAGCCTGTTTACACTGTAGCTGTATCCTCTCTCTCAGCTGGATCTCCTCTTCCAGCGTCTGCTCCTTATCAATCAGCTTACCGGAGACCTGCACACACAtgtgcaaaaacacacagatccTGAGGGTGCATTTAAACCAAATTCTTATCTTTTgactttgtttcatttgtacaaaaacataaaacctAGCTATAATATATGACCTGCATGTTAACTGGCTGATGTTAGTATGAAATGATAATATGTATTAGTGTTGGACAAGTGAACGTACCTCTCCCTGCAGTCTGTTGACGAGGAGCTGCATTCTCTGCAGCTCCTGCTCCTTCTCCAGCAGAgactcctccagctcctccactcTCATCTGGCTGTCTTCACGCAGCTTCTGGTGCAGATTCAGCTCTGCTGAAGCCTGTGTGGACGCCTGCACGGCTTCACCGAGCtggagacacacagaaacatattaATAGGTACATACACACATCTGGTTTGTTTCTGCTAATAACTTTTGGGAAGGTTCCctgtaaatgtcaaatgtctCTGTACCTCTGTCTCCAGTCTGAGGATGGTTGCGTTCATCTCAGATGTCCTCTTGTCCCTGGTGTCTCTGTccacctccagctcctccagctgtCTCTCTGCCAGCCACAGCTTCTCAGACAGAGTCTGGGCGTGCTGCGTCTGCTTCTCCAGGTtgtcctgaaaaacaaacacacagttcaGAGCCCGGATTCCtcatataatgtgtgtgtgtcttactgTCAGATAACTCTCATATGTCAACTCTCAACACCTGAACGCACCAATAAGGAGGAGGTTTGGAAACAGTCCATGCTCACAACTGCATTCTCATGCTGATTACTAAAACCAGGCACTGTGCAGACTGTAGTAGATTATCTATAGATTATCACTGAGTTTTATATGTGCAGTAGTTGATTTCcatagaaatgtgtttttcttagcTGGATGTTTTGGTGATGCATAGTTTTCAAACATAGCATTATATTTCTGAGTCTGCTGTAATCTTCAAAAACCAGGCAGCACATGCTTGTTTATTATCTAAATTCATCAGTGCAACAGAGTTTAGTTGCTGCTGTGTACCTCAGCGTCCTGGATCTTGTTTTTGAGGGACTGCTGGAGAAAATTGAAGGCGTATTCCTGAGTGTTGGCCTCCACCATCATGTCCCGGGCTTCCTTCACCTCAATCTGCAAGGTGCAAAAAAAAGGAGTCAGTCATTCAAACACACGGATAAGTGTGGTATTACTCATTCCATCCAGCCATCTATCTGCTCACACCTCCATCTCTCTGCATCTCTCCCCCATCGCCTggttctctctctccatctctatcATCTGCTCTCTCATCCTCTTCATCTCGTTGTTCAGCTGAGTGTTGGTCCTCAGCAGGTCCTCGTTGTTCACCAGCAGGCCGCGCATCTCAAACCTTCACAGGGAGACAGTTATCAGACTGAGATGTGTCAAACTCAAGGTTTTCACTGAGATGACAGAGAGGAGTGAAGCCAAAGAACAAGAGGAGTTTAGCTACCTCGCATCAGTGAAGCAGAAGTGTACTGAGGGTGGAGTCAGAACACTATGACATCCCTAAGGGGTGTGGTTGCAGGTGTAAAATTATTCAAATTTTAACTTGAGATGGCCAGTAAAGACGGGAGTAACGCCACAGAAACGaaacaatgcactgctgtgggtGGGGCggcagcaaaacacattttatccGCCCACAAAACAGTccatctaaaaaaaatcaatgttgtACTCGAGGGGTGGGAATCATCAGAGGCCCCACTATACCATATCATCACAATACATGAGTCACGATACAAAATGAGTTTGATTTTAAAcctgttgcgatatgctgagtattgtgataaaatatattgccaAATATTGCAATTTACTACCCTTTTTCAACTGCAAAGTATGCCCCCGAAAGACAGctctgtcaacagttttatcaattaaaataaagtagtcagtctgttcatctcccttcagtcatttttactgcagcaaaatgtatctggtAAACTGCAAAAGCAACTGATTATTTCACTCTAGTGGGCTACAACACAttcaatttgtatttgtaatatttataatttatacaataaaaaatgtatactaGGTGTCCGTGTTATTATATGACATTGTCACACATATTGGGAACATTTTGACCTCCTTATCTTGGTGTCAAACAGCCCTTTGCGACAGGAAACTGACCCAAAGTAAAACTCATCTATGATgtcttcagagccagactcccttgacaaaaacagtaattttacgcTGCTGTAAACAGGAGTTGCTcgtctactgctgcctctatTATTATTCAGTTTGTGTgggttattgtgtgactttggtgcttTAAATTGTTAGTTCAGATTCAGGAGAAAttgcacaataacacaaactaaccagcTGATCATGGCAGAAGTAGGTCAGCAGATTTCTGTGTTCAGCagctaaaattattgtttttgtcaatggagtctggtggctctgAAGAGAGCATACTGATTCAGTTTGCCTTGGAAAGGGCTGTGTGACCGTGAGGGAAGAGGTTAAAATATTCTACATATTGGATAcacaaactgatattgatttttaggtggctaacatatatatatatgctgcTGTCCCCTGTTCACAGC
This Epinephelus moara isolate mb unplaced genomic scaffold, YSFRI_EMoa_1.0 scaffold897, whole genome shotgun sequence DNA region includes the following protein-coding sequences:
- the LOC126387568 gene encoding cingulin-like protein 1; the encoded protein is MRGLLVNNEDLLRTNTQLNNEMKRMREQMIEMERENQAMGERCREMEIEVKEARDMMVEANTQEYAFNFLQQSLKNKIQDAEDNLEKQTQHAQTLSEKLWLAERQLEELEVDRDTRDKRTSEMNATILRLETELGEAVQASTQASAELNLHQKLREDSQMRVEELEESLLEKEQELQRMQLLVNRLQGEVSGKLIDKEQTLEEEIQLRERIQLQCKQAERMVDDLQMELQSTNQTKEDLAKQVKQAQEKMIDMESDLEELHDSEQRWAAKHKRAIEQTEQLQLKLLQEKDLNDQLESEKASMERQLREMRLEVEELQSSRVQEDVVSRAESKVKELENILRTEERNKSVLTNTISKLERRINDMTDQMEEEHRIATEQKDLITQRMRSLKRQLNEAEEEASRREAQCRHTQRELAEERETNSRLQRQLLDQHLQTKRKETLTIRQTLDNLKLDLSVDDEDEDYQLPQTNVSKV